A section of the Subtercola frigoramans genome encodes:
- a CDS encoding DEAD/DEAH box helicase — protein sequence MPGAPVTGASGPQTLSPAERYALSKAKVAGPLVDDFRQGLGFDLDPFQIESCRLLEAGNSVLVAAPTGAGKTIVAEFAVFMAMKQRSAKVFYTAPIKALSNQKFQEFVTEYGPDEVGLLTGDTNINPQARIVVMTTEVLRNMLYAESDLLTNLAFVVMDEVHYLADRFRGAVWEEVIIHLPASVRLVSLSATVSNAEEFGDWLQAVRGDTEVIVSEERPVPLDQHMLVRHKLLDLFDGTGEATSSRVNPELMRIARSTGAPQSRNRNDRRGRSGNSSHRPQHTQAPRMDRAELTDLLDEHNLLPAIFFIFSRVGCDQAVKQVLRAGVRLTTNDEREDIRHIVDERCRTLLDEDLAVLGYWEWLEGLERGVAAHHAGLLPAFKEVVEELFQKKLVRVVFATETLALGINMPARTVVLESLEKYNGEARVPITPGEYTQLTGRAGRRGIDVEGHSVIQWRDGVDPQAVASLASRRTYPLNSSFRPTYNMAVNLIDQFGRARTRDSLELSFAQFQADRAVVDLAHKVRQHEESLAGYEKSMTCHLGDFAGYAALRRELSDVERSGAGRADTQSRAERDSRQKKITELRRRMKSHPVSHCPDREGHARWAERWYRLKRETDQLVAQINNRTGAIAKVFDRICEVLLQLEYVQADPQRELTLTPTGKTLKRIYGERDLLVAECIRRGVWANLDPAGLAALACSLIYEPRRDESDMPERFLPRGPFRGALEKTQELWADLQELEAHHRLPGTSPISVGLAKPMHEWAKGASLDTVLFDADLAAGDFVRWTKQTIDLLDQLQNLSDAKVATTARLALDLVKRGIVAYSSVA from the coding sequence GTGCCGGGAGCGCCGGTCACCGGTGCTTCCGGGCCGCAGACCCTCTCGCCAGCCGAGCGGTACGCTCTCAGCAAGGCAAAGGTCGCTGGCCCCCTCGTCGATGATTTCCGGCAGGGCCTGGGCTTCGACCTCGACCCCTTCCAGATCGAGTCGTGCCGGTTGCTCGAAGCCGGGAACAGCGTGCTCGTCGCTGCACCGACCGGCGCCGGTAAGACAATCGTCGCCGAATTCGCTGTCTTCATGGCGATGAAACAGCGATCGGCGAAGGTGTTCTACACGGCTCCGATCAAGGCGCTCAGCAACCAGAAGTTCCAGGAATTCGTCACCGAGTACGGGCCAGACGAAGTCGGCCTCCTGACCGGCGACACGAACATCAATCCGCAGGCGCGCATCGTGGTCATGACCACCGAGGTCCTTCGCAACATGCTCTACGCCGAGTCGGATCTGCTCACGAACCTCGCCTTCGTCGTGATGGACGAGGTGCACTACCTCGCCGACCGGTTTCGGGGCGCCGTCTGGGAAGAGGTGATCATCCACCTCCCTGCCTCTGTGCGTCTCGTCTCGCTGAGTGCGACCGTGTCGAATGCCGAGGAGTTCGGCGACTGGCTGCAGGCCGTGCGCGGTGATACCGAGGTGATCGTGTCTGAGGAGCGCCCGGTACCGCTGGACCAGCACATGCTCGTGCGCCACAAGCTGCTCGACCTGTTCGACGGCACAGGCGAAGCCACCTCGAGCAGGGTCAACCCCGAGCTGATGCGAATCGCACGGTCGACAGGCGCACCGCAGTCCCGCAACAGGAACGACCGTCGGGGTCGCAGCGGCAACTCCTCGCATCGCCCGCAGCACACCCAGGCACCCCGCATGGATCGCGCCGAGCTCACCGACCTGCTCGACGAACACAACCTCCTGCCGGCCATCTTCTTCATCTTCAGCCGCGTCGGGTGCGACCAGGCCGTGAAGCAGGTTCTCCGCGCGGGTGTCAGGCTCACGACCAACGACGAACGCGAAGATATCCGCCACATCGTCGACGAACGGTGCCGCACACTCCTCGATGAAGACCTGGCCGTGCTCGGCTACTGGGAATGGCTCGAGGGCCTCGAACGTGGCGTGGCCGCGCATCATGCCGGCCTGCTGCCCGCCTTCAAAGAGGTCGTCGAAGAACTCTTCCAGAAGAAGCTCGTGCGGGTGGTCTTCGCCACAGAGACGCTGGCGCTCGGCATCAACATGCCGGCGCGCACGGTGGTGCTCGAAAGCCTCGAGAAGTACAACGGTGAGGCCCGGGTGCCCATCACCCCGGGGGAGTACACCCAGCTCACCGGGCGGGCAGGGCGAAGAGGCATCGACGTCGAAGGCCATTCGGTCATCCAGTGGCGTGATGGCGTCGACCCCCAGGCCGTCGCGTCCCTCGCTTCGCGGCGCACCTACCCGCTCAACTCGAGCTTTCGGCCCACGTACAACATGGCCGTCAACCTCATCGACCAGTTCGGCCGGGCCCGTACGCGGGATTCGCTCGAACTGTCGTTCGCGCAGTTCCAGGCCGACCGAGCGGTGGTCGATCTGGCACACAAGGTCAGGCAACACGAAGAGTCTCTCGCCGGCTATGAGAAGTCGATGACCTGCCACCTGGGCGACTTCGCCGGGTACGCCGCACTCCGGCGGGAGCTCAGCGACGTCGAACGCTCGGGCGCGGGCAGGGCCGACACGCAGTCGAGGGCCGAACGCGACAGCCGCCAGAAGAAGATCACCGAGCTTCGCCGGCGAATGAAGTCACACCCTGTTTCGCACTGCCCCGACAGGGAGGGTCACGCCCGCTGGGCTGAACGCTGGTATCGCCTGAAGCGCGAAACAGACCAGCTCGTCGCCCAGATCAACAATCGAACCGGGGCCATCGCCAAGGTCTTCGACCGCATCTGCGAGGTGCTGCTGCAGCTGGAGTATGTGCAGGCGGACCCGCAGCGCGAACTCACCCTCACGCCGACCGGAAAGACGCTCAAGCGGATCTATGGCGAACGTGACCTGCTGGTGGCCGAGTGCATCCGCCGGGGTGTGTGGGCGAACCTCGACCCGGCGGGGCTTGCCGCGCTGGCGTGCTCGCTGATCTACGAACCGCGTCGCGACGAAAGCGACATGCCGGAGCGGTTTCTGCCGCGCGGGCCATTCCGGGGTGCGCTCGAGAAGACGCAGGAGCTGTGGGCCGATCTCCAGGAACTCGAAGCCCACCACCGACTGCCGGGCACGTCACCGATCTCTGTGGGCCTGGCCAAGCCCATGCACGAGTGGGCCAAGGGTGCCAGCCTCGACACCGTGCTCTTCGATGCCGACCTGGCCGCAGGAGACTTTGTACGATGGACAAAGCAGACCATCGATCTGCTCGATCAGCTGCAGAATCTTTCAGACGCCAAGGTCGCGACCACGGCGAGGCTGGCACTCGATCTGGTGAAGCGCGGCATCGTCGCGTACTCATCGGTAGCGTAA
- the lnt gene encoding apolipoprotein N-acyltransferase, with translation MTAPPRDRTVQPGIRASASFRGRTSVGLDRTESIARPVLPLWLACLTAVAGGIALMTGFPSADVWPLTLLGAGLILVSLVGRRWNGALLVGLIGGLTFWCAHISWLTLYLGPVPWLALAILESIFFAFGAVLIALVYRYAGLVWPTRLGRLGIVPLVISGLWTAREAITAVAPEGGFSWGRVAFSQSTGPFAHLVAYVGVSGLSFLLVWFVAFVIQLGRETGARPLARITVAVAAGAALLVIPAWPAPTQGTTRIAAVQGNTKSGLLDRVQAGDNLNAHITETLTLERQLRENPVDMVVWPENASDVDPEASPVAAQDLDFISNFVNAPLVVGTIAEREGKYYNTSLLWENGGVADFYDKRHPVPFAEYMPARPLFHALAPDLVDMVTRDYQVGTTDTVMNVGGVIAGISICFDITDDSAVRAMVDDGAQVILAQTNNADFGQTDENLQQLAIARLRAIETGRSVVNISTVGHSAIIAPDGSTIAALAPYTPGAMIENVPLSNTLTPASLFGKGVELLVAGLGLAGLALAVVAAARNRRYTKR, from the coding sequence ATGACCGCACCACCCCGTGACCGCACGGTTCAGCCGGGCATCCGTGCCTCTGCGTCGTTCCGCGGCCGCACGTCGGTCGGGCTCGACAGAACCGAGAGCATCGCCAGGCCGGTGTTGCCCCTCTGGCTGGCGTGCCTGACTGCGGTCGCTGGCGGAATCGCGCTGATGACCGGCTTTCCGAGCGCAGATGTGTGGCCCCTCACCCTGCTGGGCGCCGGCCTGATCCTGGTCAGCCTGGTCGGCCGCCGCTGGAACGGCGCCCTTCTGGTGGGGCTGATCGGCGGTCTGACCTTCTGGTGTGCCCACATCTCCTGGCTCACTCTGTACCTCGGGCCGGTGCCCTGGTTGGCACTGGCGATTCTCGAGTCGATCTTCTTCGCATTCGGTGCCGTTCTCATCGCGCTGGTCTACCGGTACGCCGGATTAGTGTGGCCGACACGGCTCGGCCGGCTCGGCATTGTTCCCCTCGTCATCTCCGGCCTCTGGACGGCCCGGGAGGCCATCACCGCCGTCGCCCCCGAGGGTGGCTTCAGCTGGGGGAGAGTCGCCTTCTCACAGTCGACCGGGCCTTTCGCACACCTCGTCGCCTACGTCGGGGTCTCTGGCCTCAGTTTCCTCCTGGTGTGGTTCGTGGCGTTCGTCATCCAGCTCGGCCGGGAAACCGGAGCACGGCCGCTTGCGCGAATCACGGTCGCCGTTGCGGCCGGTGCTGCGCTGCTGGTCATTCCGGCCTGGCCCGCACCGACCCAGGGCACGACCCGCATTGCGGCCGTCCAGGGAAACACGAAATCCGGTCTGCTCGACCGGGTGCAGGCTGGTGACAACCTCAACGCCCACATCACCGAGACCCTGACGCTCGAGAGACAGTTGCGCGAGAACCCTGTCGACATGGTGGTCTGGCCGGAGAATGCGTCTGACGTCGACCCGGAAGCCTCGCCCGTGGCCGCCCAGGACCTGGACTTCATCAGCAATTTCGTGAACGCCCCGCTCGTCGTGGGCACGATTGCCGAGCGGGAGGGCAAGTACTACAACACCTCGCTGCTCTGGGAGAACGGAGGGGTCGCCGATTTCTACGACAAGCGTCACCCTGTTCCGTTCGCCGAGTACATGCCGGCTAGGCCCCTCTTCCATGCCCTGGCGCCCGACCTCGTGGATATGGTGACGCGGGACTACCAGGTGGGCACGACCGATACCGTCATGAACGTGGGCGGCGTCATCGCCGGCATCTCGATCTGTTTCGACATCACCGACGACTCGGCTGTGCGCGCGATGGTCGACGATGGCGCGCAGGTGATCCTGGCCCAGACGAACAATGCGGACTTCGGCCAGACTGACGAGAACCTTCAGCAACTCGCCATCGCGCGCCTCCGTGCGATCGAGACGGGCCGCAGCGTGGTGAACATCTCCACCGTCGGTCACAGCGCGATCATCGCACCCGATGGTTCGACGATTGCGGCCCTGGCGCCCTACACGCCCGGAGCCATGATCGAGAATGTGCCGCTGTCGAACACCCTGACGCCGGCAAGCCTGTTCGGCAAGGGCGTCGAACTGCTCGTCGCCGGTCTCGGTCTGGCAGGCCTTGCCCTGGCTGTGGTCGCCGCCGCCCGTAACCGCCGATACACGAAGCGTTAA
- a CDS encoding RNA polymerase-binding protein RbpA, which translates to MADRSLRGMRLGGQSLQSEEGVVFSPRQTHTYLCSTCGKDTEMVFSADAEAPETWECKFCSNEAILMVGSEPVVLDRAEAKVPRSHWDMLLERRTRDELEELLQERLDYLRARRGQQKIGA; encoded by the coding sequence ATGGCAGATCGCAGCTTGCGCGGAATGAGACTCGGGGGCCAAAGCCTCCAGAGTGAAGAGGGAGTCGTTTTCTCTCCGCGCCAGACACACACATATCTTTGCAGCACGTGCGGCAAAGACACGGAGATGGTGTTCTCGGCTGACGCCGAAGCGCCTGAGACCTGGGAATGCAAATTCTGCAGCAACGAGGCCATCCTGATGGTCGGTTCTGAGCCGGTCGTTCTCGACCGTGCCGAGGCCAAAGTTCCTCGTTCCCACTGGGACATGTTGCTCGAGCGTCGCACTCGCGACGAACTCGAAGAGCTCTTGCAAGAGCGCCTCGACTACCTTCGGGCACGTCGTGGCCAACAGAAGATCGGTGCCTGA
- a CDS encoding glycerophosphodiester phosphodiesterase family protein: MVPRRSRRSRQQGAYFAPPLPRILAHRGLALDQPENTLSAFRAAVDAGADYVELDVHASRDGEAIVAHDPTLTRLLGRDDHIAGLSAAYLRSLDLGDGAGFQTLGDVLEALPLTRFNIDIKALAAVGPTVRAVKATGAVDRVLITSFSEKRRRAAVRRLPGVATSASARGFVLALLASKAGLTSMVRHVLRAVDAVQVPERALGLRVTTPKVLASIHAAGVEMHVWTVNDPSVMRELLQLGVDGLVTDRADLGLGVAAGLAQ, from the coding sequence GTGGTACCACGAAGAAGCCGACGGAGTAGGCAGCAGGGGGCGTACTTCGCTCCCCCACTCCCCCGTATTCTGGCCCACCGCGGCCTCGCTCTCGACCAGCCCGAGAACACCCTTTCGGCGTTTCGCGCGGCGGTGGATGCTGGTGCCGACTATGTCGAACTCGACGTGCATGCTTCCCGCGACGGCGAGGCGATCGTTGCGCACGATCCGACCCTGACGCGCCTGCTCGGCCGGGACGACCACATCGCAGGACTGAGCGCAGCGTACCTCCGGTCTCTCGACCTCGGTGACGGTGCCGGGTTCCAGACTCTCGGCGACGTACTCGAGGCCCTCCCTCTCACGCGATTCAACATCGACATCAAGGCGCTGGCAGCAGTCGGGCCCACCGTCCGTGCGGTGAAGGCGACGGGTGCAGTCGACAGAGTTCTGATCACCTCATTCTCTGAGAAACGGCGGCGCGCAGCCGTGCGGCGACTCCCTGGGGTGGCGACGTCGGCGTCGGCTCGCGGCTTTGTACTCGCGCTGCTTGCAAGCAAGGCCGGTCTCACGAGTATGGTGCGGCACGTTCTGCGCGCCGTCGACGCCGTGCAGGTGCCAGAACGAGCCCTCGGGCTGCGGGTGACGACGCCGAAGGTGCTGGCGAGCATCCATGCCGCAGGTGTCGAGATGCACGTATGGACGGTCAACGACCCGAGTGTCATGCGTGAGCTCTTGCAGCTCGGTGTTGACGGACTCGTCACCGACCGGGCCGACCTCGGGCTCGGTGTCGCTGCAGGTCTGGCGCAATAA
- a CDS encoding SPFH domain-containing protein: MTDTSIGQIVALAIVLVIVIFVIVILAKAIRIIPQASAGVVERLGKYHKTLMPGLNLLVPFIDRLRPLIDLREQVVSFPPQPVITEDNLVVSIDTVVFFQVTDARAATYEIANYLGAVEQLATTTLRNVVGGLNLEQALTSRDEINSKLRIVLDEATGKWGIRVGRVELKAIDPPASIQDSMEKQMRAERERRAVILTAEGTKQSAILQAEGHRQSAILSAEGDAKAQVLRAQGEAEAITTVFEAIHRGDPDPKLLAYQYLQTLPKIAEGSANKLWVIPSELTAALKGIGTAFGDRGTTKKPTE; this comes from the coding sequence ATGACCGACACCTCCATAGGCCAGATCGTCGCCCTGGCCATCGTGCTGGTGATCGTGATCTTCGTGATCGTGATCCTGGCCAAGGCGATCCGCATCATTCCCCAGGCGAGTGCCGGCGTCGTCGAGCGGCTCGGCAAGTACCACAAGACCCTGATGCCCGGGCTGAACCTGCTCGTACCGTTCATCGACCGGTTGCGCCCGCTGATCGACCTGCGCGAACAGGTCGTCTCGTTCCCGCCGCAACCCGTGATCACCGAAGACAACCTCGTCGTCTCGATCGACACGGTCGTATTCTTTCAGGTGACGGATGCCCGGGCGGCCACCTACGAGATCGCGAACTACCTCGGGGCCGTCGAACAGCTCGCCACCACTACACTTCGAAACGTCGTCGGTGGGCTCAATCTCGAACAGGCTCTCACCAGCCGTGACGAGATCAACAGCAAGTTGCGCATCGTGCTCGACGAAGCCACGGGCAAATGGGGAATCCGGGTCGGCCGCGTCGAGCTCAAGGCGATCGACCCGCCCGCATCGATCCAGGATTCGATGGAGAAGCAGATGCGCGCTGAGCGTGAGCGCCGCGCCGTCATCCTCACTGCAGAGGGCACGAAGCAGTCGGCCATTCTGCAGGCCGAGGGCCACCGCCAGTCGGCCATCCTCTCTGCGGAGGGTGACGCCAAGGCCCAGGTCCTGCGCGCGCAGGGCGAAGCTGAGGCGATCACCACCGTCTTCGAGGCCATCCACCGCGGCGACCCCGATCCGAAGCTCCTCGCCTACCAATACCTGCAGACGCTCCCGAAGATCGCTGAGGGCAGTGCGAACAAGCTCTGGGTCATTCCGAGCGAGTTGACAGCGGCGCTCAAGGGAATCGGAACGGCATTCGGCGACCGTGGTACCACGAAGAAGCCGACGGAGTAG
- a CDS encoding NfeD family protein, with protein sequence MTEFLASYAWLIWLALILVFLVIETLSLDLIFLMLAIGSLGGVVAHFAGLPFLLQIPIVGAIALLLIFTLRPPLLKRLRRGSDPAKSNVEALLGLEGRVVSPVTTTTGSVKLSNGETWTARVFPSALEQKLLPGEPVFVKAIEGATALVEPEPAPPATGSLPSERHTS encoded by the coding sequence ATGACTGAATTCCTTGCGTCGTATGCGTGGCTCATCTGGCTCGCGCTCATTCTGGTCTTTCTCGTCATAGAGACACTGAGCCTCGACCTCATCTTTCTCATGCTGGCGATCGGCAGTCTCGGTGGGGTGGTCGCACACTTCGCCGGCCTGCCGTTCCTCCTTCAGATACCGATCGTCGGCGCGATCGCGCTGCTGTTGATCTTCACTCTTCGCCCGCCCCTCTTGAAACGTCTCCGGCGTGGCAGCGACCCGGCCAAGAGCAACGTCGAGGCGCTGCTCGGGCTGGAGGGTCGCGTCGTCTCGCCTGTCACCACCACCACCGGAAGCGTCAAGCTGAGCAACGGTGAGACGTGGACAGCCCGGGTGTTCCCCAGCGCACTCGAACAGAAGTTGCTTCCGGGCGAACCCGTCTTCGTGAAAGCGATCGAAGGGGCGACGGCGCTGGTCGAACCAGAACCGGCCCCACCCGCCACAGGCTCTCTCCCGTCAGAAAGGCACACATCATGA
- a CDS encoding SDR family oxidoreductase has protein sequence MSNPLAPGSLIGKRVLVTGSSRGVGADTVAYFAEAGASVVINFRNKEARAVKLADKLAAGGATAITVGADLTDAGSVAKMFETVREEFGGLDILVLNASGGMESGMAADYALTLNRDAQVDLLTAALPLMQPGSRVVFVTSHQAHFIRTTATMPEYEPVALSKRAGEDALRAMIPQLDEAGISFVTVSGDMIEGTITATLLERANPGAISARKESAGRLYNVAEFAAEVAAAAVEPIPADHTRYVGDVSGFAPEKV, from the coding sequence GTGTCAAACCCCCTCGCCCCCGGCTCGCTCATCGGAAAACGTGTTCTGGTCACCGGCTCGTCGCGAGGTGTCGGCGCCGACACGGTCGCCTACTTCGCTGAGGCGGGCGCAAGCGTGGTCATCAACTTCCGCAACAAGGAGGCCCGGGCGGTGAAACTCGCCGACAAGCTCGCGGCAGGCGGCGCAACGGCGATCACGGTCGGCGCCGACCTGACCGATGCCGGTTCGGTCGCGAAGATGTTCGAGACGGTGCGCGAGGAGTTCGGCGGGCTCGACATTCTCGTACTGAATGCCTCCGGAGGCATGGAGAGCGGTATGGCCGCCGACTACGCCCTCACCCTCAACCGCGACGCCCAGGTCGACCTACTGACGGCGGCCCTGCCGCTGATGCAGCCGGGTTCGCGCGTCGTGTTCGTCACGAGCCACCAGGCGCACTTCATCCGCACGACCGCGACCATGCCCGAGTACGAGCCGGTCGCACTCAGCAAACGAGCAGGCGAAGACGCCCTCCGGGCTATGATCCCGCAGCTCGACGAGGCCGGCATCTCCTTCGTCACTGTTTCGGGCGACATGATCGAAGGAACTATCACGGCAACGCTGCTCGAGCGGGCGAACCCCGGTGCGATCAGCGCCCGCAAGGAGTCGGCGGGCAGGCTCTACAACGTCGCCGAATTCGCTGCCGAGGTCGCTGCGGCAGCCGTCGAGCCGATCCCGGCCGACCACACACGCTACGTCGGTGACGTGAGCGGCTTCGCCCCCGAGAAGGTCTGA
- a CDS encoding NUDIX hydrolase encodes MTYDFTKSRVLLFDQDDRVLLFLTRAPVSTNPTRWVTPGGHVEPGESHLEAAVRELFEETGLQVAEHELGTPILAREFSDERAPAVFKTNYEEWFTLRTTRFTVSNANWTPEENVDMEASRWWAVGEIEESGDLFEPDNLVAIIHDQLGSR; translated from the coding sequence ATGACCTATGACTTCACCAAATCCCGAGTGCTGCTCTTCGACCAGGATGACCGAGTGCTGTTGTTTCTGACGAGGGCTCCCGTCTCGACCAACCCCACCCGCTGGGTGACACCGGGCGGGCACGTGGAACCGGGGGAGTCGCACCTCGAAGCTGCCGTTCGGGAGCTCTTCGAGGAGACGGGCCTCCAGGTGGCCGAACACGAACTGGGCACACCCATCCTCGCTCGCGAATTCAGCGACGAGCGTGCGCCCGCCGTCTTCAAGACCAACTACGAGGAGTGGTTCACGCTTCGCACAACACGATTCACCGTGTCCAATGCGAACTGGACGCCGGAGGAGAACGTCGACATGGAAGCGAGCAGGTGGTGGGCCGTGGGGGAGATCGAGGAGTCGGGCGACCTGTTCGAACCCGACAACCTCGTGGCGATCATCCATGACCAACTCGGCAGTCGCTGA
- a CDS encoding HdeD family acid-resistance protein, whose amino-acid sequence MSTPSGSTTTYSFHTEDLTAQAVTFYKIALWIGAVLSVVIGIVVLIWPQSTLEVVAFFFGLYFFIVGLVRVVVGIVNKDLSTGIRVLSIILGVFLLVAGVFALKNPLASLVVLALLIGISWITEGIIALTQVSNDRSKAFGIVLGILSIVAGIIFIFVPIWSLAVLTVFAAWTLIVLGVFQAISAITLGKAAKGI is encoded by the coding sequence GTGTCAACGCCATCAGGTAGCACCACCACCTATTCCTTCCACACCGAAGACCTCACCGCCCAGGCCGTGACGTTCTACAAGATCGCGCTCTGGATCGGCGCCGTGCTCTCGGTCGTCATCGGCATCGTCGTCCTGATCTGGCCGCAGTCCACCCTCGAGGTCGTGGCGTTCTTCTTCGGGCTCTACTTCTTCATCGTGGGCCTGGTTCGGGTGGTCGTCGGTATCGTGAACAAAGACCTCTCTACGGGCATCCGGGTGCTCAGCATCATTCTCGGCGTTTTCCTGCTGGTCGCCGGCGTCTTCGCGCTGAAGAACCCGCTCGCCTCGCTCGTCGTACTCGCGCTGCTGATCGGCATCTCGTGGATCACCGAGGGCATCATCGCCCTGACCCAGGTCTCGAATGACCGATCGAAGGCGTTCGGCATCGTGCTGGGCATCCTGTCGATCGTTGCCGGCATTATCTTCATCTTCGTGCCGATCTGGTCGCTCGCGGTGCTCACGGTCTTCGCCGCGTGGACCCTCATCGTTCTCGGTGTCTTCCAGGCAATCTCGGCGATCACGCTGGGCAAGGCTGCAAAGGGAATCTAA
- a CDS encoding GlsB/YeaQ/YmgE family stress response membrane protein, with amino-acid sequence MIGLIISLIVIGLIAGVIARLVIPGRQNISIPMTILLGILGSFVGGFLGFLIFQHDPMDGFFQPAGIIGSIIGAIIVLFIWTRFAGRSAVRR; translated from the coding sequence ATGATCGGTCTCATCATCAGCCTCATCGTCATCGGTCTCATCGCCGGCGTCATCGCGCGGCTCGTCATCCCTGGGCGACAGAACATCTCGATTCCGATGACCATCCTCCTCGGCATCCTCGGATCGTTCGTGGGCGGGTTCCTCGGCTTTCTGATCTTCCAGCACGACCCGATGGATGGCTTCTTCCAGCCTGCCGGGATCATCGGATCGATCATCGGCGCCATCATCGTGCTCTTCATCTGGACTCGTTTCGCCGGACGCAGTGCCGTGCGCCGCTGA
- a CDS encoding helix-turn-helix transcriptional regulator, whose amino-acid sequence MAVTTAAGPLTVALVDDYDIVLTGLAHMFDHYRDRIVVAEIDANAPLSDSVDIVLYDSFAQPESDHHEIGELVKNVKARKVVVYTWNFHPELVESAQKQGVHGYLSKALPARELVAALEAVHSGSTVVSPVTGRSASSPGLDWPGRREGFTDRESEILALITQGKNNAEVATLTYLSPNTVKSYIRSIYRKIGAGSRTQAVLWGVANGFTPDHHRIDHWLGGP is encoded by the coding sequence ATGGCAGTTACGACAGCGGCAGGCCCCCTCACAGTTGCTCTGGTCGACGACTACGACATCGTGCTCACCGGATTGGCTCACATGTTCGATCACTACCGCGATCGCATAGTCGTAGCTGAGATCGATGCCAACGCTCCCTTGTCTGACAGCGTGGACATCGTGTTGTACGACTCGTTCGCCCAGCCGGAGTCGGATCATCACGAAATCGGCGAACTCGTCAAGAACGTGAAGGCGCGGAAAGTCGTTGTCTACACCTGGAACTTCCACCCCGAACTCGTCGAGAGCGCCCAGAAGCAGGGGGTACACGGGTATCTCTCCAAGGCACTGCCGGCGCGCGAGCTTGTGGCGGCACTCGAAGCAGTCCATTCCGGTTCGACCGTGGTGAGCCCGGTCACTGGGCGTTCGGCGAGTTCGCCCGGTCTCGACTGGCCCGGCCGGCGGGAAGGATTCACTGACCGCGAATCAGAGATTCTCGCCCTCATCACCCAGGGGAAGAACAATGCAGAGGTGGCCACGTTGACGTATCTCAGCCCGAACACAGTGAAGTCGTACATCCGGAGCATCTACCGCAAGATCGGTGCCGGGAGTCGAACGCAGGCCGTGTTGTGGGGCGTAGCCAACGGGTTCACGCCGGATCATCACCGCATCGACCACTGGCTGGGCGGCCCCTGA
- a CDS encoding Fpg/Nei family DNA glycosylase — protein sequence MPELPEVTALVSDLGSRLIGRVVDRVDIVSFAALKTFDPPVSALAGGRVIRVSRHGKFLDFQVSPLGEQGSLHLVMHLARAGWIRWRDTEPILRGRPGKTALAARLVLSDGSGLDITEAGTKKSLAIYVVRDASEVPGIHRLGPDPLDAGFTEEAFAQILSAQGRSQIKGVLRNQSIIAGIGNAYSDEILHSARMSPFKPANMAADDVTELYSAMQSTLRTAIERADGLAASELKREKKSGLQVHGRAGQTCPVCGDTVRQVIFADSTLEYCPSCQTGGRLLADRVLSRLLK from the coding sequence GTGCCCGAATTGCCTGAAGTCACGGCCCTCGTTTCCGACCTCGGTTCGAGGTTGATCGGTCGTGTCGTCGACAGGGTCGACATCGTTTCGTTCGCCGCACTCAAGACGTTCGACCCGCCTGTTTCAGCGCTGGCTGGAGGCAGGGTAATCCGTGTCTCGCGGCACGGAAAGTTCCTCGATTTTCAGGTGTCGCCGCTGGGGGAGCAGGGCAGCCTGCATCTCGTGATGCATCTCGCACGCGCAGGCTGGATCAGGTGGCGCGACACCGAACCGATTCTCAGGGGCCGACCAGGCAAGACTGCCCTGGCTGCCCGCCTGGTGCTCAGCGACGGCTCAGGCCTCGACATCACCGAGGCCGGCACGAAGAAGAGCCTCGCGATCTACGTCGTGCGAGACGCGAGCGAGGTGCCGGGCATCCATCGACTGGGGCCTGACCCGCTCGACGCAGGATTCACCGAAGAGGCGTTCGCGCAGATACTGAGTGCTCAGGGTCGGTCGCAGATCAAAGGGGTGCTTCGTAATCAGTCGATCATCGCCGGCATCGGGAATGCCTACTCTGACGAGATACTGCATTCGGCGCGAATGTCGCCATTCAAGCCCGCGAACATGGCGGCTGACGACGTCACCGAACTTTATTCAGCAATGCAGTCGACGCTACGCACGGCGATCGAGCGGGCGGACGGCCTCGCGGCCTCTGAGCTGAAACGGGAGAAGAAGTCAGGGCTGCAGGTTCACGGGCGCGCAGGCCAGACCTGCCCGGTCTGCGGCGACACGGTACGCCAGGTGATCTTCGCCGACTCGACGCTCGAGTACTGCCCGAGCTGCCAGACCGGCGGCAGGCTGCTCGCCGACCGCGTGCTGTCGCGCCTGCTCAAGTAG